From a region of the Salinispira pacifica genome:
- a CDS encoding glycosyltransferase produces the protein MQKILLLGNLDSIHLQKVVAGLDKSKYKVFVVGGSRNKPVGLYPSHVFLYTSKFRGKLSYLAIAIKFLLVSLKVSPDIINAHYATSYGFISTLYRKNCVRIISVWGSDLLLFPHRSRLHLFLSRYILDSADAIFATSKILETSARNLCNKPVHITPFGINTRLFQRVNVKNVTSKAIGTVKGLEDVYGIDRLIRVFAKWKKQYNGDLLLRIAGDGSKAVSLYDLCVELGIENSVEFVGRISQYEVPKFLSSLSIYFALSRSESFGVAVLEASACEVPVIVTEVGGLPEVVVDGTTGYIVPESELDQIPKIMNSILENPDHCSELGRAGRKFVVANFSLNETSRVYNKQIENVLKSIDRV, from the coding sequence ATGCAAAAAATATTATTATTAGGAAATTTGGATAGTATCCATCTTCAAAAAGTTGTTGCAGGTTTAGATAAGTCAAAATATAAAGTGTTTGTAGTCGGCGGGTCTCGAAATAAACCAGTTGGCTTATATCCCAGCCATGTTTTTCTTTATACTTCTAAATTCCGCGGGAAATTATCATATCTTGCAATAGCGATAAAATTCCTATTAGTTTCATTAAAAGTATCGCCAGATATCATAAATGCACACTATGCAACCAGTTACGGATTTATATCTACCTTATATAGAAAGAACTGTGTTCGGATAATTTCAGTTTGGGGCTCTGATCTTTTGCTGTTTCCCCATCGTAGCAGGCTTCATCTTTTTTTAAGTAGATATATCCTGGATTCAGCAGATGCTATATTTGCTACCAGCAAAATACTTGAAACATCAGCACGTAATTTGTGTAATAAACCTGTCCATATTACGCCCTTCGGTATTAATACTCGCCTTTTTCAACGTGTAAATGTAAAGAATGTGACTTCAAAGGCAATAGGTACAGTAAAAGGACTAGAAGATGTTTATGGGATAGACAGGCTTATTAGAGTTTTTGCAAAATGGAAAAAGCAATATAACGGAGATTTGTTGCTGCGTATTGCTGGGGATGGATCAAAAGCAGTCAGTTTGTATGATCTGTGCGTGGAGCTTGGAATAGAAAATTCAGTTGAGTTCGTTGGCAGAATTTCGCAATATGAGGTGCCAAAGTTTCTATCCTCACTCAGCATCTATTTTGCTCTCTCCAGGAGCGAAAGTTTTGGAGTAGCTGTACTTGAGGCATCTGCTTGTGAAGTTCCTGTTATTGTAACTGAAGTCGGTGGATTACCTGAAGTTGTGGTTGATGGTACTACTGGCTATATAGTACCTGAAAGTGAGTTAGACCAAATTCCAAAGATAATGAATTCAATACTTGAGAATCCGGATCATTGCAGCGAATTGGGGCGAGCTGGACGGAAATTCGTAGTAGCAAATTTTTCGCTTAACGAGACATCTCGAGTATATAACAAGCAAATAGAAAATGTTTTAAAGTCGATAGATAGAGTTTAG
- a CDS encoding DegT/DnrJ/EryC1/StrS family aminotransferase, producing the protein MKIPFMNLYDGFAPYKDEIFSKLQTLIEKTQFIGGDEVASFEQEFADFCGTTYAVGCSNGTDALEVVMRAFGIGTGDKVLVPANSFIASSEAVTLTGAEVDFVDVIDGEWTINPVEVESYLKSEKGSNVKAVLAVHLYGKMARMDQLRRICDAFDVYLIEDSAQAHGATYENQGPGCWGDAATFSFYPGKNLGAFGDAGAIVCNDKDTYSYSKSFVNHGREVGQKYEHQFEGANRRIDSIQAAILRIKLKYLQDATNRRITIAERYMTALSEVENISLPSVDENRQVYHLFVIHSNQRDQLQKFLRDKGIATGVHYPICLPFQPAYRENGYKVGDFPIAEKNAAQCLSLPLWPEMTSMQIDEVVEAIKSIKPFN; encoded by the coding sequence ATGAAAATACCTTTTATGAATTTATATGATGGATTTGCTCCCTACAAGGATGAGATTTTTTCGAAGCTTCAAACTCTTATTGAAAAAACTCAGTTTATTGGAGGTGATGAAGTTGCATCATTCGAACAGGAATTTGCAGACTTTTGTGGTACCACCTATGCTGTTGGTTGTTCTAATGGTACAGATGCCCTAGAGGTAGTAATGAGAGCATTTGGCATAGGTACTGGTGATAAAGTTCTTGTGCCAGCAAATAGTTTTATCGCCAGTTCTGAAGCCGTTACATTGACAGGTGCTGAAGTGGATTTTGTGGATGTCATTGATGGTGAATGGACAATAAATCCAGTTGAAGTAGAAAGCTATTTAAAGTCAGAAAAAGGATCCAATGTCAAAGCTGTCCTTGCAGTTCATCTGTACGGCAAGATGGCACGGATGGATCAACTTAGAAGGATCTGTGATGCTTTTGATGTCTATCTAATCGAAGATTCAGCTCAAGCGCATGGTGCTACATACGAAAATCAAGGGCCTGGATGTTGGGGGGATGCTGCGACTTTTTCATTTTACCCAGGAAAAAATTTGGGGGCATTTGGAGATGCAGGTGCAATAGTTTGTAACGATAAAGATACTTACAGCTATTCTAAATCATTTGTGAACCATGGAAGAGAAGTTGGTCAAAAATACGAGCACCAATTTGAGGGTGCTAATAGAAGAATAGATAGTATCCAAGCTGCGATTTTGCGAATCAAGTTAAAATATCTACAAGATGCTACTAACAGGCGTATTACTATAGCCGAACGATACATGACTGCTTTGTCTGAAGTGGAGAATATTTCTCTTCCCAGTGTAGATGAGAATCGTCAAGTTTACCATCTTTTCGTTATTCATAGTAATCAAAGAGATCAGCTACAAAAATTCCTACGAGATAAAGGGATTGCAACAGGAGTGCATTACCCTATCTGTTTACCATTTCAGCCAGCATATAGAGAAAATGGTTATAAGGTTGGTGACTTCCCGATTGCAGAGAAGAATGCAGCTCAGTGTCTAAGCCTACCACTGTGGCCAGAAATGACGAGTATGCAGATAGATGAGGTTGTTGAAGCGATAAAATCCATAAAACCTTTTAATTGA
- a CDS encoding acyltransferase, with protein MNTKQSKIHNTAIIYDNVIMGDNVEVGAYCIIGEPFQGSESQIRTIIGNNAKIRSHSIIYAGNQIGNNFNTGHHVMIRELNTIGDDVSIGSQSCVEHHISIANGVRIHSQVFIPEFTILEDSSWIGPNVVLTNAKYPRSKNVKEKLSGVIVEESAMIGANVTVLPGIKIGKKSLIGSGSVVVHNADSGAIYVGNPARKISRVEDKEGYRK; from the coding sequence ATGAATACGAAGCAGAGTAAAATTCATAATACTGCCATAATTTATGATAATGTGATTATGGGCGATAATGTTGAAGTTGGGGCATACTGCATAATCGGTGAACCATTCCAAGGCAGCGAATCACAAATTCGGACCATAATCGGTAATAACGCGAAGATAAGAAGCCACAGTATCATTTATGCTGGGAATCAGATTGGGAATAACTTTAACACTGGCCATCACGTCATGATACGAGAATTAAATACAATTGGAGATGATGTTTCAATTGGATCTCAAAGCTGTGTAGAACATCACATATCAATTGCAAATGGAGTACGCATCCATAGTCAGGTATTTATTCCTGAATTTACAATACTGGAAGATTCTTCTTGGATAGGGCCCAATGTAGTACTGACCAATGCCAAGTATCCTCGGAGTAAAAACGTTAAAGAAAAATTATCAGGCGTAATTGTGGAGGAATCGGCGATGATCGGTGCCAATGTTACAGTCTTGCCAGGAATAAAAATCGGGAAGAAATCGCTGATTGGCTCTGGGTCAGTAGTTGTCCATAATGCTGATTCTGGAGCTATATATGTCGGGAATCCAGCAAGAAAGATATCAAGGGTAGAAGATAAGGAGGGGTATAGAAAATGA
- a CDS encoding Gfo/Idh/MocA family protein: MKFAIIGCGRISKKHIDAINEIEKAELVAVCDLQEDRAKKQAMYAGSIPYYTDYDHMLQNEEIDVVNVLTESGNHARHTIDIVKKYKKHIIVEKPMSLRLDDADEMIRVCDQHGVRLFVVKQNRYNLPVSKLREAIDSGRFGKLVLGTVRVRWCRPQEYYDQDSWRGTWEMDGGALTNQASHHIDLLEWMLGEPVSVYARTETMLSNIEVEDTGAAIIKFKNGAMGIVEATTATRPKDLEGSLSILGEKGSVVIGGFAVNKMDVWNFSDVPEEENTAILKKFQETPPNVYGFGHKRYIEHVIYSIENGTQALVDGLEGRKSIELINAIYESAETGKEVFLHFDPKKSKLGRSKI, translated from the coding sequence ATGAAATTTGCAATAATTGGTTGTGGTAGGATTAGTAAGAAGCATATCGATGCAATAAATGAAATCGAAAAAGCTGAATTAGTCGCAGTATGTGATTTGCAGGAGGATCGAGCAAAAAAACAGGCAATGTATGCTGGTTCCATTCCATATTATACTGATTATGATCACATGCTACAAAATGAAGAAATAGATGTTGTTAATGTCTTAACTGAGAGTGGGAATCACGCTCGTCACACGATAGATATTGTGAAAAAATACAAGAAGCATATTATTGTCGAGAAGCCTATGTCTTTACGACTCGATGATGCTGATGAAATGATAAGAGTATGTGATCAGCATGGGGTTAGATTATTTGTTGTAAAGCAAAATCGATACAATTTGCCTGTTAGTAAATTACGTGAAGCAATAGATTCAGGAAGGTTTGGGAAGTTAGTTTTAGGTACGGTCCGTGTTCGGTGGTGCAGGCCTCAGGAGTACTATGATCAGGATTCCTGGAGAGGTACATGGGAAATGGATGGTGGTGCATTAACGAATCAAGCAAGTCATCATATCGATCTACTTGAGTGGATGTTGGGCGAGCCTGTTTCGGTTTACGCGCGAACAGAAACTATGCTCAGCAATATCGAAGTGGAAGACACAGGAGCTGCCATCATAAAATTTAAGAATGGTGCAATGGGTATAGTAGAGGCAACAACAGCCACGCGTCCAAAAGATTTAGAAGGGTCATTATCCATTCTTGGTGAGAAGGGTTCTGTTGTTATCGGAGGTTTTGCAGTTAATAAAATGGATGTGTGGAATTTCAGCGATGTTCCAGAAGAAGAAAATACTGCCATTCTGAAGAAATTCCAGGAGACACCTCCAAATGTTTATGGGTTCGGGCATAAGAGATATATAGAGCATGTAATTTATTCAATAGAGAATGGGACTCAAGCACTAGTTGATGGGCTAGAAGGCAGGAAATCCATTGAACTAATTAATGCAATTTATGAATCTGCAGAAACTGGAAAAGAAGTCTTCCTTCATTTTGATCCAAAGAAAAGCAAACTGGGTAGAAGTAAGATATAA
- a CDS encoding O-antigen ligase family protein, giving the protein MISPKFKKLPIWDKVFLITIAAGYISGGVSFGSVYLLHIMLAISLFVLLIRPAKYKIGYWDYKIAIYLLWVLYNFFTLLWSWELNYSINTFIIISIGSFVLYLTMVMSSDCNHIVPLFNLLAFVFLIEIAIACIEIITTFRWPFEVGYNNRFAATFIPTGFRGNPNNLTTVLLMAAPFVLSLKYKWKYLIILLILIIVFFAQSRGNLIVLSGYLFYYFLVNQNTVKKIKIVITSVISSLIIFVVSPDFGSLIAKRITASFIIFKNYVFGSVGADNSISNRLLLTEESIKLFQQNPLGIGIGASKKVFEENGFSILSIHNFFIEMLVESGMISLFLFVLMLAIIINSLLSKERMYHRKFNRSMNVLMVETLVITIPAIVSISTGYYFIPLYIVLGLGIGLTNIKNWSQPITYSYKEHKN; this is encoded by the coding sequence ATGATTTCTCCAAAATTCAAAAAATTACCCATTTGGGATAAAGTATTTCTTATTACAATAGCTGCTGGCTATATTAGTGGTGGTGTTTCATTCGGGAGTGTCTATCTCTTACATATAATGTTGGCTATAAGCCTGTTTGTATTATTAATAAGACCAGCAAAGTATAAAATTGGTTATTGGGATTATAAGATTGCTATATACCTGCTTTGGGTATTATATAATTTCTTTACTCTGTTATGGTCATGGGAACTAAACTATTCCATTAATACTTTCATCATTATCTCTATAGGTTCTTTCGTTCTATATTTGACAATGGTAATGTCCTCGGATTGTAATCACATTGTGCCATTATTCAACCTTCTGGCTTTTGTATTTTTAATTGAGATTGCTATAGCATGCATTGAGATTATTACAACATTTAGATGGCCATTTGAGGTCGGGTATAATAATCGTTTTGCAGCTACATTTATACCTACTGGTTTTCGTGGAAATCCAAATAATCTGACAACAGTGCTTTTGATGGCCGCTCCATTTGTTTTGTCTTTAAAATATAAATGGAAGTATCTAATAATTTTATTAATACTTATAATTGTTTTTTTTGCTCAAAGTAGAGGGAATTTGATTGTTCTTTCTGGCTACTTATTTTACTATTTCTTGGTTAATCAAAACACGGTAAAGAAAATTAAAATAGTTATTACATCGGTAATATCATCACTCATTATATTTGTTGTATCCCCTGATTTTGGTTCATTAATAGCCAAGAGGATTACAGCCTCTTTTATTATATTCAAGAACTACGTGTTTGGTAGTGTAGGTGCCGATAATTCAATTTCTAACCGATTATTATTAACTGAAGAGTCTATTAAATTGTTTCAGCAAAATCCTTTAGGGATAGGTATTGGCGCGTCAAAAAAGGTTTTTGAAGAAAACGGATTCTCAATTCTATCAATTCACAATTTTTTTATAGAAATGTTGGTTGAAAGTGGTATGATATCCCTCTTCTTATTTGTCTTAATGCTAGCAATAATCATAAATAGCTTACTATCTAAGGAACGGATGTATCATAGAAAATTTAATCGTAGCATGAATGTTCTTATGGTTGAAACTCTCGTGATTACGATTCCAGCAATAGTATCCATTAGTACGGGGTATTATTTTATCCCGTTGTATATTGTGTTGGGACTCGGAATTGGCCTAACTAATATTAAAAATTGGTCTCAGCCAATTACCTATAGTTATAAAGAGCATAAAAATTAA